Proteins encoded by one window of uncultured Celeribacter sp.:
- the aroA gene encoding 3-phosphoshikimate 1-carboxyvinyltransferase: protein MSSHATPIPMSSRKTGPLKGTAAVPGDKSISHRALIFGAMAVGETKITGLLEGEDVLDTAKAMQALGADVVREGAGEWTVHGVGVGGFTEPEDIIDCGNSGTGVRLIMGCVATYDFCTTFTGDGSLRKRPMARVTDPLALFGTRSVGRSGGRLPLTLVGAADPVPVEYETPVPSAQVKSAVLLAGLNAPGKTVVIEKEATRDHTERMLKGFGAEVVTEKTPEGYNKITLTGRPELTPQEVAVPRDPSSAAFPVCAALIVEGSDIFVPGVSQNLTRNGLYTTLVEMGAEIAFENEREEGGEPVADLRVTYSKLKGIEVPPERAASMIDEYPILSVVAAYAEGTTVMRGVKELRVKESDRIDAMARGLEACGVTIEEDEDTLIVHGQGPDGVKGGATCATHIDHRIAMSFLVLGMASKEPVTVDDGSPIATSFPVFEKLMTDLGGYVTRNN, encoded by the coding sequence ATGTCCAGCCATGCCACCCCGATCCCGATGTCATCGCGCAAGACCGGGCCTTTGAAAGGCACGGCGGCGGTGCCGGGCGACAAATCCATCTCGCACCGGGCGCTGATTTTCGGTGCCATGGCGGTGGGCGAGACCAAGATCACCGGGCTGTTGGAGGGCGAGGATGTGCTCGACACCGCCAAGGCGATGCAGGCTTTGGGCGCCGATGTGGTGCGCGAGGGCGCGGGCGAATGGACCGTGCATGGCGTGGGCGTTGGCGGGTTCACGGAGCCCGAAGACATCATAGATTGCGGCAACTCGGGCACCGGTGTGCGGCTGATCATGGGCTGCGTGGCGACATATGATTTTTGCACGACCTTCACCGGTGACGGCTCTTTGCGCAAACGGCCTATGGCGCGGGTGACCGATCCTTTGGCGCTGTTCGGGACGCGGTCTGTCGGGCGCTCTGGCGGGCGTTTGCCTCTGACGCTGGTGGGCGCTGCCGATCCGGTGCCGGTGGAATATGAGACGCCGGTGCCCTCTGCGCAGGTGAAATCCGCCGTGCTTCTGGCGGGGTTGAACGCGCCGGGCAAGACCGTGGTAATTGAGAAAGAGGCCACCCGCGACCACACGGAGCGCATGCTCAAAGGGTTCGGCGCCGAGGTTGTCACTGAGAAGACGCCCGAAGGCTACAACAAGATCACCCTCACAGGGCGTCCCGAGTTGACCCCGCAAGAGGTCGCCGTGCCGCGCGATCCGTCCTCTGCGGCCTTTCCGGTTTGTGCGGCGTTGATCGTCGAAGGCTCGGATATTTTCGTGCCGGGCGTGAGCCAGAACCTGACGCGCAACGGGCTTTATACCACGCTCGTTGAAATGGGTGCCGAAATCGCGTTTGAAAATGAGCGCGAAGAGGGCGGCGAGCCGGTGGCCGATCTGCGTGTGACATATTCCAAACTCAAAGGCATCGAAGTGCCGCCCGAACGCGCCGCCTCGATGATCGACGAATACCCGATCCTGTCGGTGGTTGCGGCCTATGCCGAGGGCACCACGGTAATGCGTGGCGTCAAGGAATTGCGCGTCAAGGAATCGGATCGCATCGACGCCATGGCACGCGGGCTTGAGGCCTGCGGTGTGACCATCGAAGAGGATGAAGACACGTTGATTGTCCATGGTCAGGGACCGGACGGCGTCAAAGGCGGCGCCACCTGTGCCACCCATATCGACCACCGCATTGCGATGTCGTTTCTCGTGCTGGGCATGGCCTCGAAAGAGCCGGTGACGGTGGATGACGGCAGCCCGATTGCGACCTCTTTCCCGGTTTTTGAAAAGCTGATGACAGACCTCGGCGGCTATGTGACGCGGAACAACTGA
- a CDS encoding tRNA (guanine(46)-N(7))-methyltransferase TrmB has product MSDDQQHQSGAEEGGHASGAHESGHTSGAPWRNFYGRIHGKTLNQAQKDYLEEDLPKLAPGPVTWDENPEREKLDLTARFGGKSVWLEVGFGAGEHLIHMAQTYPDVAIIGCEPYVNGVASCLGHIRRVGGLDNVAIHAGDARDLFDVLPDESLDKAFLNYPDPWPKARHHRRRFVTAEHLEPLYRALKPGAEFRVATDIPDYVRQTMEEVPRAGFEWLGESAEDWRKPWSDWFSTRYEKKAIREGRTPHYMTFRKN; this is encoded by the coding sequence ATGTCTGACGATCAACAGCACCAATCAGGAGCCGAAGAAGGAGGTCACGCCTCCGGCGCACACGAAAGTGGTCACACCTCCGGTGCTCCGTGGCGTAACTTCTATGGCCGCATCCACGGCAAGACGCTCAATCAGGCGCAAAAGGATTACCTCGAAGAGGACCTGCCCAAACTTGCCCCGGGGCCGGTGACCTGGGACGAAAACCCGGAACGCGAAAAGCTCGACCTGACCGCGCGGTTTGGCGGCAAATCCGTCTGGCTCGAAGTGGGCTTCGGCGCCGGTGAGCATCTGATCCATATGGCGCAGACGTATCCCGATGTGGCGATCATCGGCTGTGAACCCTATGTCAATGGCGTAGCGTCGTGCCTCGGCCATATCCGTCGCGTCGGCGGCCTCGACAACGTAGCTATTCATGCGGGCGATGCGCGTGATCTGTTCGATGTGTTGCCCGATGAAAGTCTCGACAAAGCCTTTCTGAATTACCCCGATCCTTGGCCGAAAGCCCGTCACCACCGTCGCCGGTTTGTGACTGCGGAGCATCTCGAACCGCTTTACCGGGCGCTCAAACCCGGTGCGGAATTCCGTGTGGCGACCGACATTCCGGATTACGTGCGCCAAACGATGGAAGAGGTGCCGCGCGCAGGGTTTGAATGGCTGGGCGAAAGCGCCGAGGATTGGCGCAAGCCGTGGTCGGATTGGTTCTCGACCCGCTATGAGAAAAAGGCGATCCGCGAAGGCCGCACGCCACATTACATGACGTTTCGCAAAAACTGA
- a CDS encoding DMT family transporter yields MSETLRDPLVMLLAGIGIPIFAALNAQLGARLGSPALAALVFAVVAFSSIFVYRAILGPPVPVKELLHQPAHLFCAGVLFAFYILSITTIAPRFGVGNAVFFVLLGQILSAGIIDHFGLFGAARAPISVLRAAGMLTMAAGLYMIQRA; encoded by the coding sequence ATGTCCGAGACCTTGCGCGACCCTTTGGTGATGCTTTTGGCCGGGATCGGCATTCCGATCTTTGCCGCTTTGAACGCACAACTGGGCGCGCGCTTGGGCTCGCCCGCTTTGGCGGCCTTGGTCTTTGCCGTCGTCGCTTTCAGTTCGATTTTTGTCTATCGCGCGATTTTGGGCCCGCCGGTGCCGGTCAAAGAACTGTTGCACCAGCCTGCACATCTGTTTTGCGCGGGTGTGCTCTTTGCCTTTTACATTCTTTCGATCACCACGATTGCGCCGCGGTTTGGGGTGGGGAATGCGGTGTTTTTCGTGCTTTTGGGGCAAATCCTTTCGGCGGGGATCATTGATCATTTCGGTCTTTTCGGGGCGGCGCGCGCGCCGATTTCGGTCTTACGCGCCGCAGGCATGCTGACCATGGCGGCGGGGCTTTACATGATTCAGCGAGCTTGA
- a CDS encoding AAA family ATPase, with translation MQRIMVTGPSGSGKSTLARKLSGKLNLPVIHGDHFYYDAGWAEKSGAETVALFNRAADGARWIIDGNNSASMAYRAERADLIVYLDIGRTKRLARTFWRSLRYFSRTRPDMPDGCHERLDWAFLIGWVWKYPSQDKMERFMQEWVSQRPVLWLRTSSDVRRFLQDPHAEVQRLQL, from the coding sequence ATGCAGCGTATCATGGTCACGGGGCCCTCAGGGTCAGGTAAATCAACGCTTGCCCGCAAATTGAGTGGCAAGCTGAACTTGCCTGTGATCCATGGCGATCATTTCTATTATGACGCGGGATGGGCTGAAAAATCGGGCGCGGAAACGGTTGCGCTATTTAATCGGGCGGCGGACGGGGCACGGTGGATCATTGATGGCAACAACTCGGCGTCGATGGCCTATCGCGCCGAACGTGCGGATCTGATCGTGTATCTCGACATCGGGCGGACGAAACGGCTGGCGCGCACGTTTTGGCGCAGCTTGCGTTATTTTAGCCGGACGCGGCCAGATATGCCCGACGGATGTCACGAGCGGCTCGATTGGGCATTCCTGATCGGTTGGGTCTGGAAATATCCCTCGCAGGACAAAATGGAGCGCTTCATGCAGGAGTGGGTAAGCCAGCGTCCCGTCTTGTGGCTGCGCACAAGCTCTGATGTGCGGAGGTTCCTGCAAGACCCTCATGCGGAAGTGCAACGTCTACAGCTTTGA
- the queF gene encoding preQ(1) synthase — MVKTDTSSLTQLGGATALPASPEEAVLERVPHTHEGERYVARFTAPEFTSLCPMTGQPDFGHLMIDYIPRKWLVESKSLKLFLGSFRNHGAFHEDCSVYIGRRLTEFLDPEWLRIGAYWYPRGGIPIDVFWASGPEPKDVWIPDQGVPPYRGRG; from the coding sequence ATGGTCAAGACAGACACATCCAGCCTAACACAACTCGGCGGCGCCACCGCCCTGCCAGCCTCTCCTGAAGAGGCAGTGCTTGAACGCGTACCGCACACGCACGAAGGCGAACGCTACGTGGCCCGCTTTACCGCGCCCGAGTTCACCTCGCTCTGTCCGATGACCGGCCAGCCGGATTTCGGCCATCTGATGATCGACTACATCCCGCGCAAATGGTTGGTGGAGAGCAAATCGCTCAAGCTGTTCCTCGGCTCTTTCCGCAATCACGGCGCGTTTCACGAGGATTGTTCGGTCTATATTGGCAGGCGCCTGACCGAGTTTCTCGACCCCGAATGGCTGCGCATCGGTGCCTATTGGTATCCGCGCGGCGGCATCCCGATTGACGTGTTCTGGGCCTCCGGGCCGGAGCCGAAAGACGTCTGGATTCCCGATCAGGGCGTGCCGCCCTATCGCGGGCGCGGATGA
- the metK gene encoding methionine adenosyltransferase, translating to MSRQDYVFTSESVSEGHPDKVCDRISDAVLDALISEEPEARVACETFATTNRVVIGGEIGLSDQDKLRGYMDKVDGIVRDCVRDIGYEQDKFHWNTLEVTNLLHEQSAHIAQGVDAAGNKDEGAGDQGIMFGFATNETEAMMPAPIQFSHAILRRLAEVRKSGTEPALGPDAKAQLSVRYQGGKPVEVSSLVLSTQHLDENLTSEDVRAIVAPYIEEVLPDGWLTANTIWHVNPTGKFVIGGPDGDAGLTGRKIIVDTYGGAAPHGGGAFSGKDPTKVDRSAAYAARYLAKNVVAAGLADKATIQLSYAIGVAAPLSIYADLHGTGKVDEALIEAAIPKVMDLTPRGIRTHLALNKPIYQRTAAYGHFGRAPEADGGFSWERTDLAEALNTAV from the coding sequence ATGTCCCGCCAAGACTACGTATTCACCTCGGAATCCGTTTCCGAGGGTCACCCCGATAAGGTGTGCGACCGCATTTCCGATGCCGTCCTCGACGCTTTGATCTCCGAAGAGCCCGAAGCGCGCGTCGCCTGCGAGACATTCGCCACCACGAACCGCGTCGTCATCGGCGGCGAAATCGGCCTGTCCGATCAGGACAAGCTGCGCGGCTACATGGACAAGGTCGACGGCATCGTGCGCGATTGTGTGCGCGACATCGGCTATGAGCAGGACAAATTCCATTGGAACACGCTGGAGGTGACGAACCTCCTGCACGAACAATCCGCTCATATTGCCCAGGGCGTCGATGCCGCGGGCAACAAGGACGAAGGCGCAGGCGATCAGGGCATTATGTTCGGGTTCGCGACGAACGAGACCGAGGCGATGATGCCCGCTCCGATCCAGTTTTCTCACGCCATCCTGCGTCGTCTGGCCGAGGTGCGCAAAAGCGGCACCGAGCCGGCGCTTGGCCCGGACGCCAAAGCGCAGCTTTCTGTGCGCTACCAAGGCGGCAAGCCGGTCGAGGTGTCCTCGCTTGTCCTGTCAACCCAGCACCTTGACGAAAATCTGACCTCCGAGGACGTGCGCGCCATCGTCGCCCCCTATATCGAAGAGGTGCTGCCCGACGGCTGGCTGACCGCGAACACGATCTGGCACGTCAACCCGACCGGCAAATTCGTCATCGGCGGCCCCGATGGGGATGCGGGTCTCACCGGGCGCAAGATTATCGTCGATACCTATGGTGGCGCGGCACCGCATGGAGGCGGGGCGTTTTCGGGCAAAGATCCGACCAAGGTGGACCGCTCGGCTGCCTATGCCGCGCGCTATCTGGCGAAAAACGTCGTGGCGGCGGGGCTGGCGGACAAGGCAACTATCCAGCTCAGCTACGCCATCGGTGTGGCTGCGCCCCTGTCGATCTATGCCGATCTGCATGGCACCGGAAAAGTCGATGAGGCATTGATTGAGGCCGCGATCCCGAAGGTGATGGATCTGACCCCGCGCGGCATCCGCACCCATCTGGCGCTGAACAAACCGATCTACCAACGCACCGCTGCTTATGGCCACTTCGGTCGTGCGCCGGAGGCCGACGGCGGGTTCAGCTGGGAACGTACCGACCTGGCAGAGGCGTTGAACACCGCGGTCTGA
- the lnt gene encoding apolipoprotein N-acyltransferase, with translation MAQRLSRLRRVITPPRAFAFGAGLLIAAGQAPLGFWPVALIGLTTAAISWRRALTPGQAALRGWLVGLATFLISLSWIVNPFLVEPWRHGWMIPFALFFMAGGLALFWALGFFLAKILKTGLPGLAAFWGLMELARGHVFTGFPWAMPGYIWLDTPIAQLSAFIGPYALTALSFAYAALLAHAVLRRSRKVAALAVFCFIATWVGGAYRLSQPMPPDTAHNIRVVQPNAPQHLKWDPDYIPVFYNRALDLTAPDASDAPADLVIWPETSVAAPLYAAGPYLREIAEVAAPARAVVGLNRVDGMQGYNSAIHLDEAGQVIESYDKHHLVPFGEYMPLPWLLERIGLRAFTAKNGYGYSAGPGPQLFDAGALGQALPLICYEAIFPRDLRTETRPDWLLQMTNDAWFGKFSGPQQALAQARFRAIEAGLPMVRAANTGVSALMNARGEVLAQIPLGTSGAFTAPLPGELSETPYMQLKEAPVWALLILLVISGWARTRMGSARKTD, from the coding sequence ATGGCGCAACGCCTGTCCCGCCTGCGGCGCGTGATCACGCCGCCGCGGGCCTTTGCTTTCGGCGCAGGCCTGTTGATCGCCGCCGGACAGGCGCCCTTGGGCTTTTGGCCGGTGGCTCTGATCGGCCTCACCACGGCAGCGATCAGTTGGCGCAGGGCCCTCACCCCCGGCCAGGCCGCTCTGCGCGGCTGGCTTGTCGGGCTGGCGACATTTCTGATCTCGCTCAGTTGGATCGTGAATCCCTTTCTGGTCGAGCCCTGGCGGCACGGCTGGATGATCCCCTTCGCGCTGTTTTTCATGGCGGGCGGTCTGGCGCTGTTCTGGGCCTTGGGTTTTTTCTTGGCAAAAATACTCAAAACCGGCCTGCCGGGCTTGGCCGCATTCTGGGGGCTGATGGAACTGGCCCGCGGCCATGTCTTCACCGGTTTCCCCTGGGCCATGCCCGGCTACATCTGGCTCGACACCCCCATCGCGCAATTGTCCGCCTTCATCGGCCCCTATGCGCTCACCGCGCTGAGTTTCGCCTATGCCGCGCTTTTGGCCCATGCAGTGCTGCGACGCTCCCGCAAAGTGGCGGCTTTGGCAGTCTTCTGTTTCATCGCCACATGGGTCGGAGGCGCCTATCGCCTGTCCCAACCGATGCCCCCGGACACCGCGCATAACATCCGCGTGGTCCAACCCAACGCGCCGCAGCACCTCAAATGGGACCCGGATTACATCCCGGTCTTCTACAACCGCGCGCTCGATCTGACCGCGCCCGATGCCTCCGATGCCCCCGCCGATCTGGTGATCTGGCCCGAGACCTCCGTCGCGGCCCCGCTCTACGCCGCCGGGCCCTACCTGCGCGAGATTGCCGAAGTGGCCGCCCCCGCGCGCGCCGTCGTGGGCCTCAACCGAGTCGACGGGATGCAGGGCTATAACAGCGCCATCCATCTCGATGAGGCGGGGCAGGTGATCGAAAGCTACGACAAACATCACCTCGTGCCGTTTGGGGAATATATGCCTTTGCCCTGGCTCTTGGAGCGGATCGGGCTGCGGGCCTTCACCGCAAAGAATGGCTATGGCTATTCCGCCGGTCCGGGCCCGCAGCTGTTCGATGCGGGCGCCTTGGGGCAGGCCTTGCCGCTGATTTGCTACGAGGCGATTTTCCCGCGCGATCTGCGCACGGAAACCCGGCCAGATTGGCTGTTGCAGATGACCAATGACGCGTGGTTCGGTAAATTTTCCGGGCCGCAACAGGCGCTTGCACAGGCGCGGTTCAGGGCGATCGAGGCCGGATTGCCCATGGTGCGGGCCGCCAACACCGGGGTTTCCGCGCTCATGAATGCGCGTGGCGAGGTCCTGGCGCAAATCCCTCTGGGCACCTCCGGTGCCTTCACCGCGCCGCTGCCCGGAGAGCTTTCCGAGACCCCTTATATGCAGCTTAAAGAAGCGCCCGTTTGGGCTTTGTTAATCCTCCTTGTGATATCAGGGTGGGCAAGAACGCGGATGGGGTCCGCCAGAAAAACCGATTGA
- a CDS encoding hemolysin family protein: protein MGDTEPGSSMAAQSAPTDPISKTQSHTNQTGAPSAGWFERIKAAFSSKPVKTPTIADTPAPAAQVPPAQRPGMVNLRRMRVDDVAVPKAEIVAVPSDIRKEDLVQVFRESGMTRLPVYKGTLDTPVGLVHLKDFALQHGFNGKGAERFNLKKMLRPLIYAPPSMPIGILLQKMQSDRMHMALVIDEYGGVDGLVTLEDLVEQVIGEIEDEHDIDEDVFWTQSAPGVFIAQAKAPLDEFEAAIGLRLADEEEDEEIDTLGGLVFLLSGRVPARGEVIPHPTGAAFEIIDADPRRIKRIRVRLPSAVKPKTEV, encoded by the coding sequence ATGGGCGACACTGAGCCTGGGTCTTCTATGGCAGCGCAGAGCGCGCCAACGGACCCCATAAGTAAAACGCAGAGCCACACGAACCAAACCGGAGCTCCCTCCGCAGGTTGGTTCGAACGCATCAAGGCGGCGTTTTCCTCTAAACCCGTTAAAACCCCGACGATTGCCGACACACCGGCCCCTGCCGCACAGGTTCCGCCTGCGCAGCGTCCGGGCATGGTCAACCTGCGCCGCATGCGTGTGGATGACGTGGCCGTGCCAAAAGCGGAAATTGTCGCTGTTCCCTCCGACATCCGAAAAGAGGATCTGGTACAGGTCTTCCGAGAAAGCGGCATGACCCGTCTGCCGGTCTATAAAGGCACGCTCGACACGCCCGTGGGCCTCGTGCACCTGAAAGACTTCGCGCTTCAGCACGGCTTCAACGGCAAGGGCGCGGAACGTTTCAACCTCAAGAAAATGCTGCGTCCGCTGATCTATGCGCCGCCCTCCATGCCCATCGGCATCCTGTTGCAAAAGATGCAATCGGACCGGATGCATATGGCCTTGGTGATCGACGAATACGGCGGCGTGGACGGTTTGGTGACGCTCGAAGATCTGGTCGAACAGGTGATCGGCGAGATCGAGGACGAACACGACATCGACGAGGATGTGTTCTGGACCCAAAGCGCGCCGGGTGTCTTTATCGCTCAGGCCAAAGCGCCTCTGGACGAGTTCGAGGCCGCCATTGGCCTGCGTCTCGCCGATGAGGAGGAAGACGAGGAGATTGACACGCTGGGCGGTCTGGTCTTTTTGCTCTCGGGTCGTGTGCCTGCGCGTGGTGAGGTGATCCCGCATCCCACAGGGGCCGCGTTCGAGATCATCGACGCAGATCCGCGCCGGATCAAACGCATCCGCGTGCGTCTGCCCTCTGCCGTCAAACCCAAGACCGAGGTCTAA
- the ybeY gene encoding rRNA maturation RNase YbeY → MAVDVIIEDPRWDEAGLEELTERAFAALCSHLGLEAELCEGSVLACDDARIKVLNADFREKDKATNVLSWPAEERATPGARPPLPEEDFDGTIELGDIAISYDTCAREAQEADKPMADHVTHLIIHGLLHLLGYDHISDQDAEIMEGTEVEILATLGLDDPY, encoded by the coding sequence TTGGCCGTGGACGTGATCATCGAAGACCCGCGCTGGGATGAGGCCGGACTGGAAGAGCTGACAGAGCGCGCATTTGCGGCGCTCTGTTCGCATTTGGGGCTGGAGGCGGAGCTCTGCGAAGGCTCGGTGCTGGCCTGTGATGACGCCCGGATCAAAGTGTTGAACGCCGATTTTCGCGAGAAGGACAAGGCAACGAATGTGCTGTCCTGGCCCGCCGAGGAACGCGCGACGCCGGGCGCACGCCCGCCGCTGCCGGAAGAGGATTTCGACGGCACCATTGAGCTTGGCGACATCGCGATTTCCTATGACACCTGCGCGCGCGAGGCCCAGGAGGCCGACAAGCCGATGGCGGATCATGTCACCCATTTGATCATTCATGGTCTGTTACATCTGTTGGGTTATGATCACATTTCCGACCAAGATGCCGAAATTATGGAAGGCACAGAGGTCGAAATACTTGCAACCTTGGGGTTGGACGACCCATATTAG
- a CDS encoding PhoH family protein, translated as MGLSALTPPKSQDAVHETLLEFHDNRLLIDLCGEFDRNLAQIEHKLEVQIVRRGNMLSVMGTGTARGRAASVLQELYGKLEAGREIEPGDIDGMIRMGETQADKGLPGDQMEMFRGGEVEIKTRKKLVEPRTEAQKTYVQNLFNNELAFGIGPAGTGKTYLAVAVGVNMLINGHVDKMILSRPAVEAGERLGFLPGTQDEKVDPYMQPLYDALNDFLPAKQVAKMREEKTIEIAPLAFMRGRTLSRAFVVLDEAQNATTMQMKMFLTRLGEGSRMVITGDRSQVDLPRGVQSGLRDAERILAGVPNISFNYFSSKDVVRHPLVAAIIEAYEADEAQ; from the coding sequence TTGGGCCTGAGCGCGTTGACACCCCCGAAATCGCAGGACGCAGTCCACGAAACGCTTCTTGAATTCCATGACAACAGGTTGCTGATTGACCTGTGCGGTGAATTCGACCGAAACCTCGCTCAGATCGAGCATAAGCTCGAGGTTCAGATCGTCCGACGAGGCAATATGTTGTCTGTCATGGGCACTGGCACCGCCCGGGGGCGTGCCGCTTCCGTGTTGCAGGAGCTTTACGGCAAACTCGAAGCGGGGCGCGAGATCGAACCCGGCGACATCGACGGCATGATCCGCATGGGCGAGACGCAGGCGGACAAGGGATTGCCGGGCGACCAGATGGAAATGTTCCGCGGTGGCGAGGTCGAGATCAAGACCCGCAAGAAGCTCGTGGAGCCCCGCACAGAGGCGCAAAAGACCTATGTGCAGAACCTGTTCAACAACGAGCTGGCTTTCGGCATCGGCCCTGCGGGCACCGGCAAGACCTATCTCGCCGTCGCAGTCGGCGTGAACATGCTGATCAACGGCCATGTCGACAAGATGATCCTGTCGCGCCCTGCTGTGGAGGCCGGCGAACGTCTTGGCTTTCTGCCCGGCACGCAGGACGAGAAAGTCGATCCCTACATGCAGCCGCTTTACGACGCGTTGAATGATTTTTTGCCGGCCAAGCAGGTCGCCAAGATGCGCGAGGAAAAGACCATCGAAATCGCGCCCTTGGCCTTTATGCGGGGCCGAACGCTGAGCCGCGCCTTCGTGGTTTTGGACGAGGCACAAAATGCCACCACCATGCAGATGAAAATGTTCCTGACCCGACTTGGCGAAGGCTCGCGCATGGTGATCACCGGCGACCGTTCTCAGGTCGATTTGCCGCGCGGTGTGCAATCGGGTCTGCGCGACGCCGAGCGCATCCTCGCGGGCGTGCCGAACATTTCGTTCAACTACTTCTCGTCGAAAGACGTGGTGCGTCACCCGCTTGTCGCCGCGATCATTGAAGCGTATGAGGCCGACGAAGCGCAATAA
- a CDS encoding OmpA family protein — protein sequence MTIEFLKKGRAGFAFAASLGLAVATMATAPVQAQMISGTVNGERYAPTIWIDPDGCEHWVMDDGVEGYMDLKVDRQGNPTCHPVQSCAVMNSDQLFATDKYAVSAAGRKRLTDFFSQANATAYIIIGHTDSRASDEYNMRLSYNRANAVAKIAQGTGARIADVRGYGERMPKASNATAAGMQQNRRVEIICIK from the coding sequence GTGACCATCGAATTTCTCAAAAAGGGCCGCGCAGGGTTTGCTTTCGCGGCAAGCCTTGGTTTGGCAGTCGCCACCATGGCCACTGCTCCGGTTCAGGCGCAGATGATTTCCGGCACGGTGAATGGCGAACGCTATGCGCCGACGATCTGGATCGACCCGGATGGCTGTGAACATTGGGTCATGGACGACGGTGTCGAGGGCTATATGGACCTGAAAGTGGACCGTCAGGGCAACCCGACCTGCCATCCGGTGCAAAGCTGTGCCGTGATGAATTCGGATCAACTGTTTGCCACCGACAAATATGCGGTCTCTGCTGCGGGCCGCAAACGCCTCACGGATTTCTTTTCTCAGGCGAACGCCACGGCCTATATCATCATCGGTCACACCGACAGCCGCGCCTCTGACGAATACAACATGCGCCTGAGCTACAACCGCGCCAATGCGGTCGCCAAGATCGCGCAAGGCACCGGCGCCCGGATCGCCGATGTGCGTGGCTACGGCGAGCGGATGCCGAAAGCGTCCAATGCGACGGCCGCTGGCATGCAGCAAAACCGCCGCGTCGAAATCATCTGTATCAAGTGA
- the miaB gene encoding tRNA (N6-isopentenyl adenosine(37)-C2)-methylthiotransferase MiaB, with the protein MAETPSNTKKLFIKTYGCQMNVYDSERMAEALGGSGYSEVSSPEEADMILLNTCHIREKAAEKVYSELGRYKDLKIANPDLKIGVAGCVAQAEGEEIIKRQPMVDLVVGPQSYHRLPELEAKAGHGEKALDTDFPEEDKFEKLKSRPKAKRAPAAFLTVQEGCDKFCAFCVVPYTRGAEVSRPVDRVLAEARDLVERGVREITLLGQNVNAYHGAGEGGVWGLARLIRELAKVDGLERIRFTTSHPNDMEDDLIAAHGDCDKLMPYLHLPVQSGSDKILKAMNRKHTAEEYIRLIERIRAARPDIAMSGDFIVGFPGETDQDFEDTMNLVREVGYGSAFSFKYSPRPGTPAAEKEAKMVDADVASERLYRLQELITQQQRAFQDAMVGREVSVLFERKGRLPGQMVGKSEYLHAVHVTDDVAVGDIQRVRITESGPNSLGGVLLR; encoded by the coding sequence ATGGCCGAGACACCGAGCAACACCAAAAAGCTGTTCATCAAGACCTATGGGTGCCAGATGAACGTCTACGACAGCGAACGCATGGCCGAGGCGCTGGGCGGGTCGGGCTATTCCGAAGTCTCTTCGCCGGAAGAGGCGGATATGATCTTGCTCAACACCTGCCACATTCGGGAAAAAGCGGCGGAAAAGGTCTATTCCGAGCTTGGTCGCTACAAGGATCTCAAGATTGCCAATCCCGATCTCAAGATCGGCGTGGCGGGTTGCGTGGCTCAGGCCGAGGGCGAGGAAATCATCAAGCGTCAGCCGATGGTGGACCTCGTGGTCGGCCCGCAGTCCTATCACCGCCTGCCGGAGCTTGAGGCCAAGGCAGGGCATGGTGAAAAGGCGCTCGATACCGATTTCCCAGAGGAAGACAAGTTCGAGAAACTGAAATCCCGGCCCAAGGCAAAGCGCGCCCCAGCGGCGTTTTTGACCGTGCAAGAAGGCTGTGACAAATTCTGTGCTTTCTGCGTTGTGCCTTACACTCGTGGCGCTGAAGTCTCGCGCCCCGTGGATCGCGTCCTGGCCGAGGCGCGCGATCTGGTTGAGCGCGGGGTGCGGGAAATTACCCTTTTGGGTCAGAATGTTAATGCTTACCATGGCGCAGGTGAGGGCGGGGTTTGGGGCCTCGCACGTCTCATCCGCGAACTGGCCAAAGTCGACGGGCTGGAGCGCATCCGCTTCACGACTTCGCATCCGAACGACATGGAAGACGACCTGATCGCGGCCCACGGGGATTGCGACAAACTCATGCCTTATCTGCATCTTCCGGTGCAGTCCGGGTCGGATAAAATCCTCAAGGCGATGAATCGCAAACACACCGCCGAAGAGTACATTCGCCTGATCGAGCGCATCCGCGCCGCACGGCCTGATATTGCGATGTCCGGCGATTTTATCGTCGGCTTCCCGGGCGAAACGGATCAGGATTTCGAGGATACCATGAACCTCGTGCGCGAAGTGGGCTATGGCTCGGCGTTTTCGTTCAAATACTCGCCGCGACCGGGCACGCCCGCCGCCGAGAAAGAGGCCAAGATGGTCGATGCGGATGTGGCGTCTGAGCGGCTTTACCGTTTGCAGGAGTTGATCACCCAACAGCAACGCGCCTTTCAGGATGCGATGGTGGGGCGTGAGGTCTCCGTTTTGTTCGAGCGCAAAGGCCGCTTGCCGGGGCAGATGGTCGGAAAATCCGAATATCTTCATGCGGTTCACGTCACCGACGATGTCGCCGTGGGCGACATTCAGCGTGTGAGAATCACCGAAAGCGGGCCGAATTCTTTGGGCGGTGTGCTGCTGCGCTGA